Proteins from a genomic interval of Drosophila melanogaster chromosome 2R:
- the Asph gene encoding aspartyl beta-hydroxylase, isoform I: MSGDVQPRKRKDKRRKRDDRKSEGDVTVLRQSSFQDDDESSHGVHITKMGNEDLHLHVHHDHGTGGHWCAKIIFFALMAVLLGLVGLIIMENRGLEDLDTPLSESRFSKVFDGWVDEHRDEHDGHDVQEPSGEALDDHDEHDDHDDHEDEDEEPLTEELEEELEEEEEPTEEDEPAADEEYEEDEDEENNAGENITAEDAEEEEEEEDNDDEGTVEATVEATTEATTEATGEYEAEEDDEDEAAADDDAVESTEAPLSKAEEQEDDEDEDEEEQEIEESVEPERSQYAAQSAPAKDNNDDDDDDDQDKNDADDGDDDEFESLAQQFENDPEDTVPAKAVESEEQDQDQADEEEPKEEGSSWLASLAVKFGVGVALALVSRLVLIRKSPNTTEDEPAPETIFRRRLTIATAEDHIPDDVEELPPLDDEYSEEEIEIEEEIEVEISDIEEEEEEVRHDNDDNVASMASYVPETFEQLSAMYKYAQEPTKDAKPEQKEKEPEKPVGHSDIYVEYEDGAIEDYEHDGVSDEEITDEEDEISDVDDADLMNRLEAKYGRLPVKEFESDPDSDDPSWTRNY; this comes from the exons ATGATCGCAAGTCCGAGGGCGATGTGACTGTTCTGCGTCAGTCCAGTTTTCAAG ATGACGACGAATCTTCGCACGGCGTTCACATTACAAAGATGGGAAACGAAGATCTCCACCTGCATGTGCACCACGATCACGGAACTGGCGGTCACTGGTGCGCCAAGATTATATTCTTCGCCCTGATGGCAGTGCTCCTCGGTTTGGTGGGTCTGATCATCATGGAGAATCGCGGACTGGAGGATC TGGACACTCCTCTGTCGGAGTCTAGGTTCTCGAAAGTTTTTGATGGCTGGGTGGACGAACATCGAGATGAGCATGATGGTCACGATGTGCAGGAACCCTCGGGAGAGGCGTTAGATGATCACGATGAACACGACGACCATGATGATCATGAAGACGAAG ACGAAGAGCCCCTCACAGAAGAGTTAGAAGAAGAACTggaggaagaggaagagcCAACTGAGGAGGATGAGCCAGCGGCAGATGAAGAATATGAGGAGGATGAAGATGAGGAGAACAATGCGGGTGAAAACATAACTGCCGAGGatgcggaggaggaggaagaggaggaggataACGATGATGAAGGCACCGTAGAGGCAACTGTAGAAGCTACCACTGAAGCCACTACGGAAGCCACTGGCGAATATGAAGCTGAAGAAGATGATGAGgacgaagcagcagcagatgatGATGCAGTAGAGTCCACTGAAGCGCCGCTCTCGAAAGCTGAGGAG CAGGAAgatgatgaggatgaggatgaggaagAGCAAGAGATCGAAGAATCAGTAGAGCCGGAAAGATCCCAATATGCGGCACAAAGTGCTCCCGCCAAAGATAATaatgacgacgacgatgatgat GATCAAGACAAAAACGATGCAGATGATGGGGATGACGACGAATTTGAGTCCCTGGCTCAGCAATTCGAAAATGATCCCGAGGATACAGTGCCAGCAAAAGCTGTAGAGAGTGAGGAGCAGGATCAAGACCAGGCTGATGAGGAGGAGCCCAAGGAAGAGGGCTCCTCTTGGTTGGCATCAC TTGCCGTTAAATTTGGCGTTGGCGTTGCACTTGCCTTAGTTTCACGCCTTGTATTGATAAGGAAAAGTCCAAATACAA CTGAGGATGAGCCCGCACCAGAGACTATATTCAGGCGAAGATTGACGATTGCCACTGCTGAGGATCACATACCGGATGATGTGGAGGAGCTGCCCCCTTTGGACGATG AATATTCCGAGGaagaaatcgaaatcgaagaGGAAATCGAGGTGGAAATCAGTGATattgaggaggaggaggaggaagtaCGTCACGATAACGACGACAACGTGGCCTCCATGGCCAGTTATGTGCCCGAGACATTTGAGCAACTGAGCGCCATGTACAAATACGCCCAGGAGCCTACGAAGGATGCCAAACCCGAACAGAAAGAAAAGGAGCCGGAAAAGCCAGTAGGTCACAGCGATATCTACGTGGAATACGAAGATGGTGCTATCGAGGATTACGAGCATGACGGAGTTAGCGATGAGGAGATCACCGACGAGGAGGACGAAATCTCCGACGTGGACGACGCCGATCTGATGAACCGGCTGGAAGCGAAATACGGTCGTCTGCCCGTCAAGGAGTTTGAGAGCGATCCGGACTCTGACGACCCCAGCTGGACACGTAATTACTAA
- the Asph gene encoding aspartyl beta-hydroxylase, isoform J: protein MSGDVQPRKRKDKRRKRDDRKSEGDVTVLRQSSFQDDDESSHGVHITKMGNEDLHLHVHHDHGTGGHWCAKIIFFALMAVLLGLVGLIIMENRGLEDLDTPLSESRFSKVFDGWVDEHRDEHDGHDVQEPSGEALDDHDEHDDHDDHEDEDEEPLTEELEEELEEEEEPTEEDEPAADEEYEEDEDEENNAGENITAEDAEEEEEEEDNDDEGTVEATVEATTEATTEATGEYEAEEDDEDEAAADDDAVESTEAPLSKAEEQEDDEDEDEEEQEIEESVEPERSQYAAQSAPAKDNNDDDDDDDQDKNDADDGDDDEFESLAQQFENDPEDTVPAKAVESEEQDQDQADEEEPKEEGSSWLASQIKPKEAAPAPAEKEDPFEQELRKANEEMIRELNNH from the exons ATGATCGCAAGTCCGAGGGCGATGTGACTGTTCTGCGTCAGTCCAGTTTTCAAG ATGACGACGAATCTTCGCACGGCGTTCACATTACAAAGATGGGAAACGAAGATCTCCACCTGCATGTGCACCACGATCACGGAACTGGCGGTCACTGGTGCGCCAAGATTATATTCTTCGCCCTGATGGCAGTGCTCCTCGGTTTGGTGGGTCTGATCATCATGGAGAATCGCGGACTGGAGGATC TGGACACTCCTCTGTCGGAGTCTAGGTTCTCGAAAGTTTTTGATGGCTGGGTGGACGAACATCGAGATGAGCATGATGGTCACGATGTGCAGGAACCCTCGGGAGAGGCGTTAGATGATCACGATGAACACGACGACCATGATGATCATGAAGACGAAG ACGAAGAGCCCCTCACAGAAGAGTTAGAAGAAGAACTggaggaagaggaagagcCAACTGAGGAGGATGAGCCAGCGGCAGATGAAGAATATGAGGAGGATGAAGATGAGGAGAACAATGCGGGTGAAAACATAACTGCCGAGGatgcggaggaggaggaagaggaggaggataACGATGATGAAGGCACCGTAGAGGCAACTGTAGAAGCTACCACTGAAGCCACTACGGAAGCCACTGGCGAATATGAAGCTGAAGAAGATGATGAGgacgaagcagcagcagatgatGATGCAGTAGAGTCCACTGAAGCGCCGCTCTCGAAAGCTGAGGAG CAGGAAgatgatgaggatgaggatgaggaagAGCAAGAGATCGAAGAATCAGTAGAGCCGGAAAGATCCCAATATGCGGCACAAAGTGCTCCCGCCAAAGATAATaatgacgacgacgatgatgat GATCAAGACAAAAACGATGCAGATGATGGGGATGACGACGAATTTGAGTCCCTGGCTCAGCAATTCGAAAATGATCCCGAGGATACAGTGCCAGCAAAAGCTGTAGAGAGTGAGGAGCAGGATCAAGACCAGGCTGATGAGGAGGAGCCCAAGGAAGAGGGCTCCTCTTGGTTGGCATCAC AAATAAAGCCGAAAGAAGCTGCACCTGCTCCCGCAGAGAAAGAGGATCCTTTCGAGCAAGAGTTGCGCAAGGCAAACGAGGAGATGATTAGGGAG CTCAACAATCACTAA
- the Asph gene encoding aspartyl beta-hydroxylase, isoform H, with amino-acid sequence MSGDVQPRKRKDKRRKRDDRKSEGDVTVLRQSSFQDDDESSHGVHITKMGNEDLHLHVHHDHGTGGHWCAKIIFFALMAVLLGLVGLIIMENRGLEDLDTPLSESRFSKVFDGWVDEHRDEHDGHDVQEPSGEALDDHDEHDDHDDHEDEDEEPLTEELEEELEEEEEPTEEDEPAADEEYEEDEDEENNAGENITAEDAEEEEEEEDNDDEGTVEATVEATTEATTEATGEYEAEEDDEDEAAADDDAVESTEAPLSKAEEQEDDEDEDEEEQEIEESVEPERSQYAAQSAPAKDNNDDDDDDDQDKNDADDGDDDEFESLAQQFENDPEDTVPAKAVESEEQDQDQADEEEPKEEGSSWLASQIKPKEAAPAPAEKEDPFEQELRKANEEMIRENYAQALRSFNTLTTNFAHEPSAHLGRARLLELLAKKERSNQRLWEAIDAYKRYLAFGELVASNQEFQTAGESCIENLRFLGHHRQATTIHELLINRLPEDPRLRNQLSLTYLMVNNLQQVEKVAVETLKLWPNNAVAQLHYGLALRQFHADYAKALPYLKYAVESGEEGTQEAFFYLSLGETMQRLSMKSEALEVYGKGVAKGFFASLYQRSLYNEPRLRAQPFWQPKETGYERQLEKLTLNWRAIRDEGLALLGRSGFFEDEAELLRDKGVWQQYELYAQGRRVKDNCRRAPITCSLLEEFPESAGCRRGQVKFSVMQAKTHVWPHCGPTNCRLRAHLTLAAPEPEKASLRVAEQERTWREGELFIFDDSFEHEVWHNGSQSRLVLILDMWHPQLSAAQRRSLSPI; translated from the exons ATGATCGCAAGTCCGAGGGCGATGTGACTGTTCTGCGTCAGTCCAGTTTTCAAG ATGACGACGAATCTTCGCACGGCGTTCACATTACAAAGATGGGAAACGAAGATCTCCACCTGCATGTGCACCACGATCACGGAACTGGCGGTCACTGGTGCGCCAAGATTATATTCTTCGCCCTGATGGCAGTGCTCCTCGGTTTGGTGGGTCTGATCATCATGGAGAATCGCGGACTGGAGGATC TGGACACTCCTCTGTCGGAGTCTAGGTTCTCGAAAGTTTTTGATGGCTGGGTGGACGAACATCGAGATGAGCATGATGGTCACGATGTGCAGGAACCCTCGGGAGAGGCGTTAGATGATCACGATGAACACGACGACCATGATGATCATGAAGACGAAG ACGAAGAGCCCCTCACAGAAGAGTTAGAAGAAGAACTggaggaagaggaagagcCAACTGAGGAGGATGAGCCAGCGGCAGATGAAGAATATGAGGAGGATGAAGATGAGGAGAACAATGCGGGTGAAAACATAACTGCCGAGGatgcggaggaggaggaagaggaggaggataACGATGATGAAGGCACCGTAGAGGCAACTGTAGAAGCTACCACTGAAGCCACTACGGAAGCCACTGGCGAATATGAAGCTGAAGAAGATGATGAGgacgaagcagcagcagatgatGATGCAGTAGAGTCCACTGAAGCGCCGCTCTCGAAAGCTGAGGAG CAGGAAgatgatgaggatgaggatgaggaagAGCAAGAGATCGAAGAATCAGTAGAGCCGGAAAGATCCCAATATGCGGCACAAAGTGCTCCCGCCAAAGATAATaatgacgacgacgatgatgat GATCAAGACAAAAACGATGCAGATGATGGGGATGACGACGAATTTGAGTCCCTGGCTCAGCAATTCGAAAATGATCCCGAGGATACAGTGCCAGCAAAAGCTGTAGAGAGTGAGGAGCAGGATCAAGACCAGGCTGATGAGGAGGAGCCCAAGGAAGAGGGCTCCTCTTGGTTGGCATCAC AAATAAAGCCGAAAGAAGCTGCACCTGCTCCCGCAGAGAAAGAGGATCCTTTCGAGCAAGAGTTGCGCAAGGCAAACGAGGAGATGATTAGGGAG AACTATGCCCAAGCCCTGCGTTCCTTTAACACGCTCACCACCAACTTTGCCCACGAGCCATCGGCCCATTTGGGAAGAGCTCGACTTCTGGAACTACTGGCCAAAAAGGAGCGCAGCAATCAGCGCCTGTGGGAAGCCATCGATGCTTACAAAAGATATTTGGCCTTTGGCGAGCTTGTAGCCAGCAATCAGGAATTTCAAACCGCCGGCGAAAGCTGCATCGAGAATTTGAGATTTTTGG GTCACCACCGACAGGCAACTACCATCCATGAGCTGCTCATCAATCGTTTGCCTGAGGATCCACGGCTTCGTAACCAACTATCACTCACCTATCTTATGGTAAACAA TCTTCAGCAGGTTGAAAAGGTGGCTGTGGAGACCCTGAAACTTTGGCCCAACAATGCAGTGGCTCAACTTCATTATGGACTAGCACTCAGACAGTTCCATGCTGATTACGCCAAGGCGCTGCCTTATCTAAAATATGCCGTGGAGTCTGGAGAGGAGGGCACGCAAGAGGCTTTCTTCTATTTGTCGCTGGGCGAGACCATGCAGCGCCTGTCCATGAAATCAGAAGCTCTTGAGGTGTACGGTAAAGGTGTTGCCAAAGGATTCTTTGCCAGCCTCTATCAGAGATCGCTGTACAATGAGCCCAGGTTGAGAGCACAGCCATTTTGGCAGCCCAAGGAAACGGGCTATGAAAGGCAGCTGGAGAAGCTGACGCTCAATTGGCGTGCCATTCGCGATGAAGGACTAGCACTGCTGGGAAGAAGTGGATTCTTCGAGGATGAAGCGGAACTGCTGCGCGACAAAGGAGTGTGGCAACAGTATGAGCTATATGCCCAGGGTCGTCGGGTGAAGGACAACTGCCGCAGGGCCCCAATCACCTGTAGCCTGCTGGAGGAATTTCCCGAGTCCGCCGGCTGTCGACGTGGCCAAGTGAAGTTTAGTGTTATGCAGGCCAAGACGCATGTGTGGCCGCATTGTGGACCCACCAATTGCCGACTGAGGGCCCACCTCACGCTAGCTGCTCCGGAGCCGGAAAAAGCATCACTCCGCGTGGCGGAGCAGGAAAG AACCTGGCGTGAGGGAGAACTGTTCATATTTGATGATAGCTTCGAACACGAGGTGTGGCACAACGGAAGCCAGTCACGCCTTGTGCTCATCCTAGATATGTGGCATCCGCAACTGAGTGCCGCCCAGCGCCGCAGTTTATCACCCATTTGA
- the Asph gene encoding aspartyl beta-hydroxylase, isoform L, translated as MSGDVQPRKRKDKRRKRDDDESSHGVHITKMGNEDLHLHVHHDHGTGGHWCAKIIFFALMAVLLGLVGLIIMENRGLEDLDTPLSESRFSKVFDGWVDEHRDEHDGHDVQEPSGEALDDHDEHDDHDDHEDEEPLTEELEEELEEEEEPTEEDEPAADEEYEEDEDEENNAGENITAEDAEEEEEEEDNDDEGTVEATVEATTEATTEATGEYEAEEDDEDEAAADDDAVESTEAPLSKAEEQEDDEDEDEEEQEIEESVEPERSQYAAQSAPAKDNNDDDDDDDQDKNDADDGDDDEFESLAQQFENDPEDTVPAKAVESEEQDQDQADEEEPKEEGSSWLASLAVKFGVGVALALVSRLVLIRKSPNTTEDEPAPETIFRRRLTIATAEDHIPDDVEELPPLDDEYSEEEIEIEEEIEVEISDIEEEEEEVRHDNDDNVASMASYVPETFEQLSAMYKYAQEPTKDAKPEQKEKEPEKPVGHSDIYVEYEDGAIEDYEHDGVSDEEITDEEDEISDVDDADLMNRLEAKYGRLPVKEFESDPDSDDPSWTQIKPKEAAPAPAEKEDPFEQELRKANEEMIRENYAQALRSFNTLTTNFAHEPSAHLGRARLLELLAKKERSNQRLWEAIDAYKRYLAFGELVASNQEFQTAGESCIENLRFLGHHRQATTIHELLINRLPEDPRLRNQLSLTYLMVNNLQQVEKVAVETLKLWPNNAVAQLHYGLALRQFHADYAKALPYLKYAVESGEEGTQEAFFYLSLGETMQRLSMKSEALEVYGKGVAKGFFASLYQRSLYNEPRLRAQPFWQPKETGYERQLEKLTLNWRAIRDEGLALLGRSGFFEDEAELLRDKGVWQQYELYAQGRRVKDNCRRAPITCSLLEEFPESAGCRRGQVKFSVMQAKTHVWPHCGPTNCRLRAHLTLAAPEPEKASLRVAEQERTWREGELFIFDDSFEHEVWHNGSQSRLVLILDMWHPQLSAAQRRSLSPI; from the exons ATGACGACGAATCTTCGCACGGCGTTCACATTACAAAGATGGGAAACGAAGATCTCCACCTGCATGTGCACCACGATCACGGAACTGGCGGTCACTGGTGCGCCAAGATTATATTCTTCGCCCTGATGGCAGTGCTCCTCGGTTTGGTGGGTCTGATCATCATGGAGAATCGCGGACTGGAGGATC TGGACACTCCTCTGTCGGAGTCTAGGTTCTCGAAAGTTTTTGATGGCTGGGTGGACGAACATCGAGATGAGCATGATGGTCACGATGTGCAGGAACCCTCGGGAGAGGCGTTAGATGATCACGATGAACACGACGACCATGATGATCATGAAGACGAAG AGCCCCTCACAGAAGAGTTAGAAGAAGAACTggaggaagaggaagagcCAACTGAGGAGGATGAGCCAGCGGCAGATGAAGAATATGAGGAGGATGAAGATGAGGAGAACAATGCGGGTGAAAACATAACTGCCGAGGatgcggaggaggaggaagaggaggaggataACGATGATGAAGGCACCGTAGAGGCAACTGTAGAAGCTACCACTGAAGCCACTACGGAAGCCACTGGCGAATATGAAGCTGAAGAAGATGATGAGgacgaagcagcagcagatgatGATGCAGTAGAGTCCACTGAAGCGCCGCTCTCGAAAGCTGAGGAG CAGGAAgatgatgaggatgaggatgaggaagAGCAAGAGATCGAAGAATCAGTAGAGCCGGAAAGATCCCAATATGCGGCACAAAGTGCTCCCGCCAAAGATAATaatgacgacgacgatgatgat GATCAAGACAAAAACGATGCAGATGATGGGGATGACGACGAATTTGAGTCCCTGGCTCAGCAATTCGAAAATGATCCCGAGGATACAGTGCCAGCAAAAGCTGTAGAGAGTGAGGAGCAGGATCAAGACCAGGCTGATGAGGAGGAGCCCAAGGAAGAGGGCTCCTCTTGGTTGGCATCAC TTGCCGTTAAATTTGGCGTTGGCGTTGCACTTGCCTTAGTTTCACGCCTTGTATTGATAAGGAAAAGTCCAAATACAA CTGAGGATGAGCCCGCACCAGAGACTATATTCAGGCGAAGATTGACGATTGCCACTGCTGAGGATCACATACCGGATGATGTGGAGGAGCTGCCCCCTTTGGACGATG AATATTCCGAGGaagaaatcgaaatcgaagaGGAAATCGAGGTGGAAATCAGTGATattgaggaggaggaggaggaagtaCGTCACGATAACGACGACAACGTGGCCTCCATGGCCAGTTATGTGCCCGAGACATTTGAGCAACTGAGCGCCATGTACAAATACGCCCAGGAGCCTACGAAGGATGCCAAACCCGAACAGAAAGAAAAGGAGCCGGAAAAGCCAGTAGGTCACAGCGATATCTACGTGGAATACGAAGATGGTGCTATCGAGGATTACGAGCATGACGGAGTTAGCGATGAGGAGATCACCGACGAGGAGGACGAAATCTCCGACGTGGACGACGCCGATCTGATGAACCGGCTGGAAGCGAAATACGGTCGTCTGCCCGTCAAGGAGTTTGAGAGCGATCCGGACTCTGACGACCCCAGCTGGACAC AAATAAAGCCGAAAGAAGCTGCACCTGCTCCCGCAGAGAAAGAGGATCCTTTCGAGCAAGAGTTGCGCAAGGCAAACGAGGAGATGATTAGGGAG AACTATGCCCAAGCCCTGCGTTCCTTTAACACGCTCACCACCAACTTTGCCCACGAGCCATCGGCCCATTTGGGAAGAGCTCGACTTCTGGAACTACTGGCCAAAAAGGAGCGCAGCAATCAGCGCCTGTGGGAAGCCATCGATGCTTACAAAAGATATTTGGCCTTTGGCGAGCTTGTAGCCAGCAATCAGGAATTTCAAACCGCCGGCGAAAGCTGCATCGAGAATTTGAGATTTTTGG GTCACCACCGACAGGCAACTACCATCCATGAGCTGCTCATCAATCGTTTGCCTGAGGATCCACGGCTTCGTAACCAACTATCACTCACCTATCTTATGGTAAACAA TCTTCAGCAGGTTGAAAAGGTGGCTGTGGAGACCCTGAAACTTTGGCCCAACAATGCAGTGGCTCAACTTCATTATGGACTAGCACTCAGACAGTTCCATGCTGATTACGCCAAGGCGCTGCCTTATCTAAAATATGCCGTGGAGTCTGGAGAGGAGGGCACGCAAGAGGCTTTCTTCTATTTGTCGCTGGGCGAGACCATGCAGCGCCTGTCCATGAAATCAGAAGCTCTTGAGGTGTACGGTAAAGGTGTTGCCAAAGGATTCTTTGCCAGCCTCTATCAGAGATCGCTGTACAATGAGCCCAGGTTGAGAGCACAGCCATTTTGGCAGCCCAAGGAAACGGGCTATGAAAGGCAGCTGGAGAAGCTGACGCTCAATTGGCGTGCCATTCGCGATGAAGGACTAGCACTGCTGGGAAGAAGTGGATTCTTCGAGGATGAAGCGGAACTGCTGCGCGACAAAGGAGTGTGGCAACAGTATGAGCTATATGCCCAGGGTCGTCGGGTGAAGGACAACTGCCGCAGGGCCCCAATCACCTGTAGCCTGCTGGAGGAATTTCCCGAGTCCGCCGGCTGTCGACGTGGCCAAGTGAAGTTTAGTGTTATGCAGGCCAAGACGCATGTGTGGCCGCATTGTGGACCCACCAATTGCCGACTGAGGGCCCACCTCACGCTAGCTGCTCCGGAGCCGGAAAAAGCATCACTCCGCGTGGCGGAGCAGGAAAG AACCTGGCGTGAGGGAGAACTGTTCATATTTGATGATAGCTTCGAACACGAGGTGTGGCACAACGGAAGCCAGTCACGCCTTGTGCTCATCCTAGATATGTGGCATCCGCAACTGAGTGCCGCCCAGCGCCGCAGTTTATCACCCATTTGA
- the Asph gene encoding aspartyl beta-hydroxylase, isoform G, protein MSGDVQPRKRKDKRRKRDDDESSHGVHITKMGNEDLHLHVHHDHGTGGHWCAKIIFFALMAVLLGLVGLIIMENRGLEDLDTPLSESRFSKVFDGWVDEHRDEHDGHDVQEPSGEALDDHDEHDDHDDHEDEDEEPLTEELEEELEEEEEPTEEDEPAADEEYEEDEDEENNAGENITAEDAEEEEEEEDNDDEGTVEATVEATTEATTEATGEYEAEEDDEDEAAADDDAVESTEAPLSKAEEQEDDEDEDEEEQEIEESVEPERSQYAAQSAPAKDNNDDDDDDDQDKNDADDGDDDEFESLAQQFENDPEDTVPAKAVESEEQDQDQADEEEPKEEGSSWLASLAVKFGVGVALALVSRLVLIRKSPNTTEDEPAPETIFRRRLTIATAEDHIPDDVEELPPLDDEYSEEEIEIEEEIEVEISDIEEEEEEVRHDNDDNVASMASYVPETFEQLSAMYKYAQEPTKDAKPEQKEKEPEKPVGHSDIYVEYEDGAIEDYEHDGVSDEEITDEEDEISDVDDADLMNRLEAKYGRLPVKEFESDPDSDDPSWTRNY, encoded by the exons ATGACGACGAATCTTCGCACGGCGTTCACATTACAAAGATGGGAAACGAAGATCTCCACCTGCATGTGCACCACGATCACGGAACTGGCGGTCACTGGTGCGCCAAGATTATATTCTTCGCCCTGATGGCAGTGCTCCTCGGTTTGGTGGGTCTGATCATCATGGAGAATCGCGGACTGGAGGATC TGGACACTCCTCTGTCGGAGTCTAGGTTCTCGAAAGTTTTTGATGGCTGGGTGGACGAACATCGAGATGAGCATGATGGTCACGATGTGCAGGAACCCTCGGGAGAGGCGTTAGATGATCACGATGAACACGACGACCATGATGATCATGAAGACGAAG ACGAAGAGCCCCTCACAGAAGAGTTAGAAGAAGAACTggaggaagaggaagagcCAACTGAGGAGGATGAGCCAGCGGCAGATGAAGAATATGAGGAGGATGAAGATGAGGAGAACAATGCGGGTGAAAACATAACTGCCGAGGatgcggaggaggaggaagaggaggaggataACGATGATGAAGGCACCGTAGAGGCAACTGTAGAAGCTACCACTGAAGCCACTACGGAAGCCACTGGCGAATATGAAGCTGAAGAAGATGATGAGgacgaagcagcagcagatgatGATGCAGTAGAGTCCACTGAAGCGCCGCTCTCGAAAGCTGAGGAG CAGGAAgatgatgaggatgaggatgaggaagAGCAAGAGATCGAAGAATCAGTAGAGCCGGAAAGATCCCAATATGCGGCACAAAGTGCTCCCGCCAAAGATAATaatgacgacgacgatgatgat GATCAAGACAAAAACGATGCAGATGATGGGGATGACGACGAATTTGAGTCCCTGGCTCAGCAATTCGAAAATGATCCCGAGGATACAGTGCCAGCAAAAGCTGTAGAGAGTGAGGAGCAGGATCAAGACCAGGCTGATGAGGAGGAGCCCAAGGAAGAGGGCTCCTCTTGGTTGGCATCAC TTGCCGTTAAATTTGGCGTTGGCGTTGCACTTGCCTTAGTTTCACGCCTTGTATTGATAAGGAAAAGTCCAAATACAA CTGAGGATGAGCCCGCACCAGAGACTATATTCAGGCGAAGATTGACGATTGCCACTGCTGAGGATCACATACCGGATGATGTGGAGGAGCTGCCCCCTTTGGACGATG AATATTCCGAGGaagaaatcgaaatcgaagaGGAAATCGAGGTGGAAATCAGTGATattgaggaggaggaggaggaagtaCGTCACGATAACGACGACAACGTGGCCTCCATGGCCAGTTATGTGCCCGAGACATTTGAGCAACTGAGCGCCATGTACAAATACGCCCAGGAGCCTACGAAGGATGCCAAACCCGAACAGAAAGAAAAGGAGCCGGAAAAGCCAGTAGGTCACAGCGATATCTACGTGGAATACGAAGATGGTGCTATCGAGGATTACGAGCATGACGGAGTTAGCGATGAGGAGATCACCGACGAGGAGGACGAAATCTCCGACGTGGACGACGCCGATCTGATGAACCGGCTGGAAGCGAAATACGGTCGTCTGCCCGTCAAGGAGTTTGAGAGCGATCCGGACTCTGACGACCCCAGCTGGACACGTAATTACTAA